In the genome of Streptomyces violaceoruber, the window GAGGCGACGGCCACGGAGCCGACCGGCCCCGCTCCGGCCGCGCCACCGGCCGGATCCGTCGAGCGCGTCCGGCTGCGCTGGCCGCACGACGTGCCCGACGGCGGACGGCACGGATTCACCGCCGCCCACCGGGCCCGGCTGGAGGCCGCCCTGCCCGCCATGGCGGCACGGATCGCCGAGGCGCTCCCCGCCGGCGCCCGACGCGTGCTCGTCCTCGGCTTCGAGGAGCTCATGTACGCCCCCCTCCGCCTGGCCCACGCGCTGGAGCAGACCGTCGGCGCCGACGTCGACGTGCGCTACTCCACCACCACCCGCTCTCCCGTCCTCGCCGTCGACGACCCCGGCTACGCCATCCGCACCCGTCTGGTCTTCCCCGCGCACGACGACCCGGCCGACGGCCCTGGCGAGCGCTACGCCTACAACGTCGCGGGCGGCGGCTTCGACGCCGTCGTCGCCGTCGTCGACTCGGCCGCCGACACCCCCGCGCTGCACGCCCCGGACGGACTGCCGGCCCGGCTCGCCGCCCACGTCCCGCACGTCCTGCTCGCGGTCGTGCCGTCGTACGTCCCGCGCCCCCCGCACGCCACCGAAAGGCCCTCCATGCTGCCCGAGCCCCTGCGCGGCCCCGACTTCTCCTCGTACGCGCCCGACGAGGTCGGCTGGCTGCTCCAGGACCTCTCGGACGTGACGCTGGAGGCACCGACCGAGGAACGCGAGGAGGCCATCCAGAGCGGCGGCGCGCACTACGCCGAGTCGCTGCCCGTGGAGTACCAGCCCAGCGAGCAGTACCAGGACCTGTTCCACGCGGCGCTCGAGACGTCCGCGGCCCGGCTGGCGCGCGCCGTCGGCGCCGTCACCGAGATCGTCCTCGCGGAACGGTCGCCCCGCCCCGTCCTGGTCTCCCTCGCCCGCGCGGGCACCCCGGTCGGCGTCCTGATGCGCCGCTGGGCGCAGTTCCGCCATGGTCTCGACCTCCCCCACTACGCCGTGTCGATCGTCCGGGGCCGCGGCATCGACGCCAACGCGCTGCGCTGGCTGGCCGACCACCACGACCCCGCCGACGTCGTCTTCGTCGACGGCTGGACCGGCAAGGGCGCCATCACCCGCGAACTCGCCGCCGCCCTGCGCGCATTCGAGGCCACCGACGGCATCACCGGCTTCGACCCGGAGATCGCCGTACTGGCCGATCCCGGCTCCTGCGTACGCACCTACGGCACCCGTGACGACTTTCTCATCCCCTCCGCCTGCCTCAACTCCACCGTCTCCGGCCTGATATCCCGCACCGTGCTCCGCGCCGACCTGGTCGGCCCGCACGACTTCCACGGCGCGAAGTTCTACCGCGAACTCGCCGCCGTCGACCTGTCACCGGACTTCCTCGACGCCGTCTCCGCCCGCTTCCCCGACGTCACGGACACGGTCGACGCCCAGGCGAAGGACCTCCTCTCCGCCGACCGCACCCCGACCTGGGAGGGCTGGGCCGCCGTCGAGCGCATCAGCGAGGAGTACGGCATCCACGACGTGAACCTCGTCAAGCCCGGCGTCGGCGAGACCACGCGGGTGATGCTGCGCCGCGTCCCGTGGAAGGTGCTGGCCCGCACCGGCGCCGGCGCCGACCTGGACCACGTCCGCCTGCTGGCCGAACAGCGGGGCGTGCCCGTGGAGGAGGTCGCCGACCTCCCGTACACCTGTGTCGGGCTGATCCACCCCCAGTACACGCGGGGCGCCACCGGCGCCGACGGCAAGGCGGTGACGCTCTGATGCCCGTACTCGTCGCCAGCGACCTCGACCGCACGCTCATCTACTCCGCGGCCGCCCTCGGACTGACCATGCCCGACCTGCGGGCACCCCGCCTGCTGTGCGTGGAGGTCTACGAGAGCAAGCCCCTCTCCTACCTGACCGAGACGGCCGCCCAACTGCTGACCGACCTCGGCGACTCGGCCCTCTTCGTGCCGACCACCACCCGGACCCGCAAGCAGTACCAGCGGATCAACCTCCCGGGCCCTGCGCCGAAGTACGCGATCTGCGCCAACGGCGGCCACCTGCTGGTGGACGGCGTCTCCGACCCCGGCTGGCACGCCCGGGTGACCGCGCGGCTGGCCGACGAATGCGCCTCGCTCGCCGAGGTCCGCGACCACCTGACGAACACCGCCGACCCGCTGTGGGTGCGCAAGCACCGGGTCGCCGAGGACCTCTTCGCCTACCTGGTCGTCGAACGCGACCTGCTGCCCCAGGACTGGGTGAAGGAACTCGCCGTGTGGGCCGAGAACCGCGGCTGGACCGTGTCCCTCCAGGGCCGCAAGATCTACGCCGTGCCCAAGCCGCTCACCAAGAGCGCCGCCATGCACGAGGTCGCCCGCCGCACCGGCGCCGAACTCACCCTCGCCGCCGGAGACTCGCTCCTCGACGCCGACCTGCTCCTCGCCGCCGACCGCGGCTGGCGCCCGGGCCACGGCGAACTGGCCGACTCCGGATGGACGGCTCCGACGATCAGCGCCTTGCCCGAGCGCGGCGTCCTGGCCGGTGAGCGGATCCTCCGGGAGTTCCTGCGCGCGGTGCGCCCGGCTCGCTGAACCCGCCGTCCCCGTCCCCGGCACCGCCCCCGGTGCCGGGGTGGCCGTCGTCGTCGGCCGGCGGCCGTATGTCCTGCCGCCCGTCGTCGCCGCGGCCCCGCCGACGGTGACCGGCCCCCGGCCGCAGCAGCCGCATGACGACGAAGACCACCACCGCCAGGGCGGCCGCCGCGAGGATCACCTTCGAATAGGTGGAGGCGATGCCCGAGACCTCCGACCAGTTGTCCCCCAGCGCGTAGCCCGCGAGCACGAACACGGTGTTCCAGATCGCGCTGCCCAGCGTCGTCAGGGCGAGGAAGACGGGCAGCCGCATCCGCTCCACACCCGCCGGCACGGAGATCAGACTGCGGAAGATGGGGATCATCCGGCCGAAGAACACCGCCTTGGTCCCGTGCCTGAGGAACCACGCCTCCGTCTTCTCTATGTCGGACACCTTCACCAGCGGCAGCTTCCCCGCTATCGCCACCGTGCGGTCCCGGCCGAGCAGGGCACCGATCCCGTACAGGGCGAGCGCGCCGATCACCGAACCCGCCGTCGTCCACAGCAGGACGGCGATCAGGCTCATCCGGCCGGAGCTCGCCGCGAACCCGGCCAGCGGCAGGATCACCTCGCTCGGCAGGGGAGGAAAGAGATTCTCCAGAGCGATGGCGAGACCGGCGCCGGGGGCGCCGAGGGCGTCCATGAGGTCGTTGATCCACTGCGGTGCCGCGCCGCTGTCCACGGCCGGCTGCGCTGCGATGGCTGTCATGACGACCACGCTAGAAAATCGCGGCTGAAGGGACCCTGAGGAAGACCGCATGATCGATTGCGGTGTACCGCAGGCGGGAATTGCGGTTTTCCGCAGTGTGCCCGCCCACCGCGCCCGACTAGCCTCACGATCATGCGAGTCATGGCGCGACGTCTAGTGCGGTGCGGGGCGGGCCTCATCCTGGGGACCGCCGCGGCCGCCGTCGAGCTGCTCTTCGCCCTGTTGGCCGGCGTGGCCCTGCTGCCGGTGGCCGCCTGGCCGAAGGGGCGCCGTGCCGTACTGCGCCCGGTCCTCGCGGGCGCGCGGATCCTGGCGGAGCTGGAGCGGGGCCGGCTGCGGATGTGGCTCGACCTCCGCGTCACACCCGCGTACGAGGACGTGCGGGCGCTGCGGTACGTCGCCTGCCACTGGGCCCTGGGCGTCCTGGGCGGGGTCGTGATGCTGACGGCCGCCATCGGTCTGGCGTACGGCACCTTCGGGGTGTACGGCTGGCTCCTGCTGGACGGCATACGCAACCCCGGTTCGCTGGTCCTGGGCAGTCTGGGCGGCTTCTTCCTCGTGTTCCTCACCGTGCAGGGAATATTCGGTGTGGTGGGACTGGAGGGGCAGCTGGCCCGGCACTTCCTCGGCCCGCGCCACCAGGAGGAGCTGGAGCGGCGGATCGCCGAGCTGTCCGCCAGCCGCGCCGCGGTCGTCGACGCGGTGAACGACGAACGGCGCCGCATCGAGCGCGACCTGCACGACGGAGTGCAGCAGCGCCTCGTCGCCCTCGGCATGCTGCTCGGCCGGGCCCGCCGCAGCCAGGACGCCGACCGCCGCGACCGCCTGCTGGGCCAGGCCCACGACGAGAGCCGCCGGGCCCTGGACGAGCTGCGCGAGGTGGCCTGGCGGATCTACCCGACCACGCTGGACGAGGCGGGGCTGCGCGCGGCCCTGGAAACGGTCGCCGAGCGGGCGTCGGTACCGGTGGGAGTGGAGTACGCGCTGGCCGAGGAGCCCGAGCAGGCCGTGGCGACCGTCGCGTACTTCGTCGTCTGCGAGGCGGTCACCAACGCGGTCAAGCACGCGGCGCCGACCCGTATAAGCGTCGCGGTCAGAGCGGAGGAGAAACGGATGTACGTGAGCGTGCGGGACGACGGCTGCGGCGGGGCCAACGCCGCGGGCAGCGGACTGTTCGGGCTCGCCCGGCGCGTCGCCGCCCTCGACGGCAGCCTCAGCGTGGACAGCCCCCCGGGAGGGCCGACCCTCGTGGCCGCGGAGCTGCCATGCGGGTGATCCTCGCCGAGGACTCGACCCTGCTCAGGGAGGGGCTGGTGCGGCTGCTGGCGGAGGAGGGCCACGAGGTCCTCGCGGCCGTCGGCAATGCCGAGCTGCTCCTGAAGGCGGTCGCCGAGGACCCGCCGGACGTGGTCGTCGCCGACGTCCGGATGCCGCCCACACACACGGACGAGGGCCTGCGCGCGGCCCTGGAGATACGCGGGCGGTGGCCAGGGGTCGGAGTGCTGGTGCTCTCGCAGTACGTCGAGAAGCGGTACGCGACCGAGCTGCTCACCGGGGAGACGGAAGGAGTCGGATACCTGCTCAAGGACCGGGTGGTCCAGGTCGACGAGTTCCTCGACGCGCTGGAGCGGGTGGCCGCCGGACGCGCCGCGTTCGACCCGGAGGTCGTCCGTCAGCTGCTCGGCCGGACGACGCACACCGACCTGCTCGCCCGGCTGACCGTGCGGGAGCGGGACGTGCTGGCCGAGATGGCGCAGGGCCACACCAACGCGGCGATCGCCCGTCGGCTGCACATCTCGCAGAGCGGGGTGGAGAAGCACACCAACGCGATCTTCGACAAACTCGAGCTGACCGGAGGGGAGGGCTATTCACGCCGCGTGCTGGCGGTGCTGCGCTACCTGGGGAGCTGACGGGAGCCGAGGGGGACCCGGCAGGAGCGGAAGGGCGCCGGGCTCAGCCGCAGCAGCCGCCGCCGCAGCAACCCCCACCGCCACCGCCGCCCGACGACGGCGCCGGTGCGGAGGCCGAGCCGCCGACCGCGACCGTCGACAGCAGCTTCACCGTGTCGTCGTGACCCGCCGGGCAGGCGGCGGGAGCGGAGGACTCGGCCATGGGACGGCTCAGTTCGAAGGTGTCGCCGCAGCTGCGGCAGCGGTACTCGTAGCGAGGCATGGGCACAGATTAACCGGCAGGGCCGGCCCCGGGTCCCGGTCGGCCGATCTCGGTGATCAGTGACCGGCCCCGCGCTCCTCGCGGATCTGGGCGACCACATGGGCCACCGTCTGCCGGACCGCTTCCGTCTCCGTGAGGAAGTGCCAGTAGTCGGGGTGCCGCCCCTCCAGCGTGGTGATCGCCCGTTCCAGCCGGGCCACGGCCTCGTCCAGGGGACGCGCGTGACGGGCCTCGGGGGTGTTGCGGCCGGCCATGGCCAGGCGCTGGGCGTCGCGGATGGCGAAGCGGGTGCGCTCGATCTCCTGCTGCGGGTCCTTCTGCACGGCGTTGAGCTGCCGCAGCCGGTCGCCGGCCGCCGATACGGCCTCGTCGGTGGAGTTCAGCAGCGCTCGGACCGTCGACAGCAGGGCGGTGGCGTCGGGCCAGCGCTGTTCGTCGCGGGCGGCCTGGGCCTCGGCCAGCTTCCGCTCGGCCTGCCGGACCGATTCGGTGGCCTGGTCCGGCACGTGCTGGAGGTCCTGCCAGCAGGCGGCGGTGAACCGGCGCCGCAGCTCGCTCAGCACCGGCTCGACCTGCTCGGTGCGGGTGGTCAGCGCCTGGGCGCGGGTGCGCAGGGAGACCAGGCGGTGGCCGATCTCGGCGGCGCGCTCGGGCAGTCGTTCGGCCTCGGCGCGGACCGCC includes:
- a CDS encoding phosphoribosyltransferase, whose amino-acid sequence is MTERAHAEGHADKDAGEHADGHAGVWSGSWVAERLGVGLTGDEALTGLLGLALRRNPKRAHLLVSNVLGKHVPQSPAVVYGHGVALGRRVRDLLGAEETARAVVLGYAETATGLGHSVADGLGPAPYLHSTRRPVAHVPRAGGFEESHSHATSHLLLPEDPALLAGDGPLVLVDDEFSTGNTVLNTVRALHERYPRKRYVVVALVDMRSPADAGRLDDFAREIGARVDLVTTASGTVRLPPGVLEKGQELVARHEATATEPTGPAPAAPPAGSVERVRLRWPHDVPDGGRHGFTAAHRARLEAALPAMAARIAEALPAGARRVLVLGFEELMYAPLRLAHALEQTVGADVDVRYSTTTRSPVLAVDDPGYAIRTRLVFPAHDDPADGPGERYAYNVAGGGFDAVVAVVDSAADTPALHAPDGLPARLAAHVPHVLLAVVPSYVPRPPHATERPSMLPEPLRGPDFSSYAPDEVGWLLQDLSDVTLEAPTEEREEAIQSGGAHYAESLPVEYQPSEQYQDLFHAALETSAARLARAVGAVTEIVLAERSPRPVLVSLARAGTPVGVLMRRWAQFRHGLDLPHYAVSIVRGRGIDANALRWLADHHDPADVVFVDGWTGKGAITRELAAALRAFEATDGITGFDPEIAVLADPGSCVRTYGTRDDFLIPSACLNSTVSGLISRTVLRADLVGPHDFHGAKFYRELAAVDLSPDFLDAVSARFPDVTDTVDAQAKDLLSADRTPTWEGWAAVERISEEYGIHDVNLVKPGVGETTRVMLRRVPWKVLARTGAGADLDHVRLLAEQRGVPVEEVADLPYTCVGLIHPQYTRGATGADGKAVTL
- a CDS encoding HAD family hydrolase, whose translation is MPVLVASDLDRTLIYSAAALGLTMPDLRAPRLLCVEVYESKPLSYLTETAAQLLTDLGDSALFVPTTTRTRKQYQRINLPGPAPKYAICANGGHLLVDGVSDPGWHARVTARLADECASLAEVRDHLTNTADPLWVRKHRVAEDLFAYLVVERDLLPQDWVKELAVWAENRGWTVSLQGRKIYAVPKPLTKSAAMHEVARRTGAELTLAAGDSLLDADLLLAADRGWRPGHGELADSGWTAPTISALPERGVLAGERILREFLRAVRPAR
- a CDS encoding DedA family protein, producing the protein MTAIAAQPAVDSGAAPQWINDLMDALGAPGAGLAIALENLFPPLPSEVILPLAGFAASSGRMSLIAVLLWTTAGSVIGALALYGIGALLGRDRTVAIAGKLPLVKVSDIEKTEAWFLRHGTKAVFFGRMIPIFRSLISVPAGVERMRLPVFLALTTLGSAIWNTVFVLAGYALGDNWSEVSGIASTYSKVILAAAALAVVVFVVMRLLRPGAGHRRRGRGDDGRQDIRPPADDDGHPGTGGGAGDGDGGFSEPGAPRAGTPGGSAHRPGRRARARR
- a CDS encoding sensor histidine kinase yields the protein MRVMARRLVRCGAGLILGTAAAAVELLFALLAGVALLPVAAWPKGRRAVLRPVLAGARILAELERGRLRMWLDLRVTPAYEDVRALRYVACHWALGVLGGVVMLTAAIGLAYGTFGVYGWLLLDGIRNPGSLVLGSLGGFFLVFLTVQGIFGVVGLEGQLARHFLGPRHQEELERRIAELSASRAAVVDAVNDERRRIERDLHDGVQQRLVALGMLLGRARRSQDADRRDRLLGQAHDESRRALDELREVAWRIYPTTLDEAGLRAALETVAERASVPVGVEYALAEEPEQAVATVAYFVVCEAVTNAVKHAAPTRISVAVRAEEKRMYVSVRDDGCGGANAAGSGLFGLARRVAALDGSLSVDSPPGGPTLVAAELPCG
- a CDS encoding response regulator transcription factor; amino-acid sequence: MRVILAEDSTLLREGLVRLLAEEGHEVLAAVGNAELLLKAVAEDPPDVVVADVRMPPTHTDEGLRAALEIRGRWPGVGVLVLSQYVEKRYATELLTGETEGVGYLLKDRVVQVDEFLDALERVAAGRAAFDPEVVRQLLGRTTHTDLLARLTVRERDVLAEMAQGHTNAAIARRLHISQSGVEKHTNAIFDKLELTGGEGYSRRVLAVLRYLGS
- a CDS encoding FmdB family zinc ribbon protein, yielding MPRYEYRCRSCGDTFELSRPMAESSAPAACPAGHDDTVKLLSTVAVGGSASAPAPSSGGGGGGGCCGGGCCG